One genomic region from Clostridium saccharobutylicum DSM 13864 encodes:
- a CDS encoding N-acetylmuramoyl-L-alanine amidase, with product MVLSLIPTINVQAATTDFNIISDTDVTAQEAKKWAKSKGATDTFISLADLYWKYSEDCGGVNPGIAYVQAAKETGYGKFGGVIDATYHNPCGLKTAAGGDNYDPNAHQKFNSWDEGVQAHMDHLALYAGANGYPKSNSYDPRHFRTIKGRATTVRSLSGNWAPSTTYGDEIVSSYVSLLDSANVNYEEDDNNSNSSNSNENTSNKDSSSEDYKSDGDPNPGTPESKPKALNVTDVVKETKSTVQDENKDTKPTITSTKGWKKENDSWYFYNSDNTKVKGWIKPEDNNWYYLKDDGKMTTGWFQVNGTWYYFNESGVMAKGWLKLSDNWYYLNNTGAMLTGIQNGGSGLYYLKDSGEMYDKSGWNKIKDKWYYVESSGRLKTGWLKDNSLWYYLQGDGTMVTGLKKIDGQTYLLNDSGSMEAGWNKINNNWYYFNNSGSLSTGWIIDNGQNYYLYNTGAMATGWINLNGTWYYLKSSGAMQTGWIKVGTDWYYLDPGTGRMLTNTTVEGYALGSNGKMKDKSNQNSNNDKSSNNSSSTSNNSTSTKKETATTKTNNASTSKKTIVVDAGHAYGTDTGVVTNINGVKYDETELDIQLAGKLKSELEKRGFNVIMTRNVGETPSYGSLYASLAHRVEVANDADADFFISIHHNAVDGIPDASGVETYYSTNSKDSSYGGGLDNTRMQQSMKMAKAINNSIINKIGARDRGAKSDASAAVKTLFVLRNTNMPAVLVETGFLSNQAEAKRCADPSSQQLVAEAIADAIAANY from the coding sequence ATGGTATTAAGTTTAATTCCAACAATTAATGTACAAGCAGCGACTACTGATTTTAATATAATATCTGATACAGATGTTACTGCACAAGAAGCAAAAAAATGGGCAAAGTCAAAAGGTGCAACTGATACTTTCATAAGTTTAGCAGATCTTTATTGGAAGTATTCTGAGGACTGTGGGGGCGTTAATCCTGGAATTGCATATGTACAAGCAGCTAAAGAAACTGGATACGGTAAATTTGGTGGAGTTATAGATGCTACATATCATAATCCATGTGGATTAAAAACAGCAGCAGGTGGTGATAATTATGATCCAAATGCTCACCAAAAATTTAATTCATGGGATGAAGGTGTACAAGCACATATGGATCATTTAGCTTTATATGCAGGAGCTAATGGATATCCTAAAAGTAATAGCTATGATCCAAGGCACTTTAGAACTATTAAAGGAAGAGCAACTACAGTAAGGTCTTTAAGTGGAAATTGGGCTCCAAGTACTACATATGGTGATGAAATAGTATCGTCATATGTAAGTTTACTTGATTCTGCAAATGTGAATTATGAAGAAGATGATAATAATAGTAATAGTAGTAATTCTAATGAGAATACATCCAATAAAGATAGTAGTTCTGAAGATTATAAGTCAGATGGAGATCCAAATCCAGGGACACCTGAAAGCAAACCAAAAGCATTGAATGTTACAGATGTAGTTAAAGAAACAAAGTCTACTGTGCAGGATGAAAATAAAGATACCAAGCCTACTATTACATCGACTAAAGGATGGAAAAAGGAAAATGATTCATGGTATTTTTATAATTCAGATAATACGAAAGTAAAAGGTTGGATTAAGCCAGAAGATAACAATTGGTACTATTTAAAAGATGATGGTAAAATGACAACAGGATGGTTTCAGGTTAATGGAACATGGTATTACTTTAATGAATCTGGTGTGATGGCTAAAGGTTGGTTGAAGTTGAGTGATAATTGGTATTATTTAAATAATACTGGTGCAATGTTAACAGGAATTCAAAATGGCGGATCGGGATTATATTATCTAAAGGATTCTGGTGAAATGTATGATAAATCAGGATGGAATAAGATAAAGGATAAATGGTATTACGTTGAATCAAGTGGAAGATTAAAGACAGGTTGGTTAAAAGATAACAGTCTTTGGTATTATCTTCAAGGTGATGGTACTATGGTAACTGGTCTTAAGAAAATAGATGGACAAACTTATTTACTTAATGACAGTGGTAGTATGGAAGCTGGTTGGAATAAGATAAATAACAATTGGTACTATTTCAATAATAGCGGTAGTTTATCAACAGGTTGGATTATAGACAATGGACAAAATTATTATCTATATAATACAGGAGCTATGGCAACAGGTTGGATTAATCTTAACGGAACATGGTATTATTTAAAATCAAGTGGAGCTATGCAAACAGGCTGGATTAAAGTAGGTACTGATTGGTATTATTTAGATCCAGGCACTGGAAGAATGCTTACTAATACTACAGTTGAGGGATATGCTTTAGGTTCTAATGGTAAGATGAAAGATAAATCTAATCAAAATAGCAATAATGATAAATCTTCCAATAATAGTAGCAGTACTTCAAATAATAGTACATCAACTAAGAAGGAGACTGCAACAACTAAGACTAATAATGCATCAACTAGCAAAAAGACTATAGTAGTAGACGCAGGACATGCTTATGGTACTGATACAGGTGTTGTAACTAACATTAATGGAGTAAAATATGATGAAACTGAATTAGATATTCAGCTTGCAGGAAAATTAAAGAGTGAGCTTGAAAAGAGAGGTTTTAATGTTATAATGACAAGAAATGTTGGTGAAACACCAAGTTATGGATCATTGTATGCTAGTCTTGCTCATAGAGTAGAAGTAGCCAATGATGCAGATGCAGATTTCTTCATAAGCATACATCATAATGCTGTAGATGGCATTCCAGATGCTAGTGGAGTTGAGACTTACTATAGCACAAATTCTAAAGATAGTAGTTATGGTGGAGGTTTAGATAATACTAGAATGCAACAATCCATGAAAATGGCTAAAGCTATAAATAATAGTATTATAAATAAGATTGGTGCTAGAGATAGAGGTGCTAAAAGTGATGCTAGTGCTGCAGTAAAAACATTATTTGTACTTAGAAATACAAATATGCCAGCAGTATTGGTTGAAACAGGATTTTTATCAAATCAAGCAGAGGCAAAGAGATGTGCAGATCCATCTAGTCAGCAACTTGTTGCTGAAGCTATAGCAGATGCGATTGCAGCTAATTATTAA
- a CDS encoding MurR/RpiR family transcriptional regulator — translation MRLEALIDENYEKLNESDLHIWNYILNHKKECQAMSIQELASKCNVSHTTILRFTHKLGLQGYSEMKIYLKWENKQQNQFDNIQVENICNDIEKTMEVMKKRDFYDVFELFEKSDRIYVYGSGAVQKNAAEDLKRNMIFGNKLVYVLEGKSETDIILDILSSKDVFFLLSLSGNNSFMNEFAYKLKQKGVKIISVTQIGNNKLASLSDVSLQFYTHPVLLNENKAEFYSTTQFFLINQILLLKYLEYVNG, via the coding sequence ATGAGATTAGAAGCATTGATTGATGAAAATTATGAAAAGTTAAACGAAAGTGATTTGCATATTTGGAATTATATTTTAAATCATAAAAAGGAATGTCAAGCTATGTCTATACAAGAATTAGCTTCTAAATGTAATGTTTCTCACACAACTATCTTAAGATTTACTCATAAATTGGGATTACAAGGATATAGTGAAATGAAAATTTATTTGAAGTGGGAAAATAAACAGCAAAATCAGTTTGATAATATACAAGTTGAAAATATATGCAATGATATTGAAAAAACTATGGAAGTTATGAAAAAAAGAGATTTCTATGATGTATTTGAGTTGTTTGAAAAATCCGATAGAATTTATGTATATGGATCTGGAGCAGTACAAAAAAATGCTGCAGAGGATTTAAAAAGAAATATGATTTTTGGCAATAAGTTAGTCTATGTTTTAGAGGGAAAAAGTGAGACAGACATTATCTTAGATATTTTATCTTCAAAAGATGTTTTTTTCTTATTATCGTTATCTGGAAATAATTCATTTATGAATGAATTTGCATATAAGCTAAAGCAAAAAGGAGTAAAAATTATTTCTGTTACCCAGATTGGGAATAATAAATTAGCTTCTCTTAGTGATGTTAGCCTTCAATTTTATACACACCCAGTGTTGTTAAATGAAAATAAAGCTGAGTTTTATTCCACAACACAATTTTTTTTAATTAACCAAATTTTATTACTGAAATATTTAGAATATGTAAATGGTTAA
- a CDS encoding MurR/RpiR family transcriptional regulator, which yields MRKVIRHIGLIIYFHVPKSGLDIMKLDELVNKYYKCLNDNDLYIWNYISNHRKECENLAIDQLAYKCNVSRTTILRFAQKLSLKGYGELKVYLKLDNERTKENVNNLEAVCDTYNEVIKNIKDKDCTDIFKVIDKAKTLYVYGIGMIQSSIKKEIKRTFLAAGKVFYDLSGYTEANALVDIAKEDDVFIIISMSGENQFILDFAKNLKIRNVPIISITKLKENSLAKISDYSLYTYTVLIPKIFNDVDFESLTCYFILIEILFLKYMEYQTQKKKKEEQNEIRSID from the coding sequence ATGAGGAAGGTTATAAGGCACATTGGACTTATTATTTATTTTCACGTGCCTAAAAGTGGATTGGATATTATGAAATTAGATGAATTAGTAAATAAATATTATAAATGTTTAAATGATAATGATTTGTATATCTGGAATTATATTTCGAATCATCGGAAAGAGTGTGAAAATCTTGCAATTGATCAATTAGCTTATAAATGTAACGTTTCAAGAACAACTATCCTTAGATTTGCTCAAAAATTATCATTAAAGGGATATGGTGAATTAAAAGTTTATTTAAAGTTGGACAATGAAAGAACAAAAGAAAATGTAAATAATTTAGAGGCAGTTTGTGATACATATAATGAAGTAATTAAAAATATAAAAGATAAGGATTGCACAGATATTTTTAAAGTAATTGATAAAGCAAAAACACTTTATGTTTATGGAATTGGCATGATTCAATCTTCTATAAAGAAAGAAATCAAGCGAACATTTTTAGCAGCTGGAAAAGTATTTTATGATTTAAGTGGTTATACAGAAGCAAATGCACTAGTAGATATTGCTAAAGAGGATGATGTTTTTATAATTATTTCTATGTCTGGAGAGAATCAGTTTATCCTTGATTTTGCTAAAAATTTAAAAATTAGAAATGTCCCAATTATATCTATAACTAAGCTTAAAGAGAATTCATTAGCAAAAATAAGTGATTATAGTCTTTATACATACACAGTATTAATACCTAAAATTTTTAATGATGTAGATTTTGAATCTTTAACATGCTACTTCATTTTAATTGAAATTTTATTTTTAAAATATATGGAGTATCAAACACAAAAAAAGAAGAAGGAAGAACAAAATGAGATTAGAAGCATTGATTGA
- a CDS encoding carbohydrate-binding protein has protein sequence MRKRLISKLIALGLFINFTFVPIPGVNLSSTTVYAETSTSSSLPDKTKDGVILHAFDWSFNTIKAELPNIAASGFKSVQVSPVQGTKDSSKDASKWWLLYQPTNQSIGNAQLGTYDDFKSLCKEAEKYNISIIVDVVMNHMANNGNNDQLDSAVDPSFKQDNFYHNQGQCSNWNSRHDVTQKGIGMPDLNTQNPDVQNKAIIFLNQCVDAGADGFRFDAAKHIETDIGLDSNQSWSGNYWTNVLGNLHNKSNLFIYGEVLQDGTVDNISSYEKFMSVSASNFGGSIRNAVTSNNLSSLGTTLGGVESDKAVDFVETHDTYEDGKSKNLTDTQRKVGWAIAASRAKATSLFFDRPTGSIGDEGDQLWKDSDIKAINEFHNAMVGQNEYLRWTNNGQTMLIDRGTKGTVIINDSSNTYINSSTNLADGTYTNHGSSNCTLNVSNGVVSGNIPANSIVVLYNGKPIPPVPPTPDDPTTSYTPHSGYKVDYDSSTLVQNKSFTIYYKGSLSNSNKVSLHWGYNDWTSLTNLDMTKDSNGFWKGTITIPANATKLDFDFTDGSNWDNNSNKDWHLPVWSNSVPVQMTSAPTAGKTITIAYNGNLASNSSSITLHWGYNNYTSPTDVTMSKQSDGKWTANITVPSDSTMLNMSFKNNSNTWDNNDSNNYNYSVAK, from the coding sequence ATGAGAAAAAGATTAATATCTAAATTAATTGCTTTAGGATTATTTATTAATTTTACTTTTGTTCCAATTCCAGGTGTAAATTTATCGTCAACAACGGTATATGCAGAAACTAGTACTAGTTCTAGTTTACCAGATAAAACAAAAGATGGTGTTATTCTTCATGCTTTTGATTGGTCTTTTAATACCATAAAAGCTGAATTGCCAAACATTGCTGCTTCTGGCTTTAAGTCAGTTCAAGTTTCTCCAGTACAAGGAACAAAAGATTCAAGCAAAGATGCAAGTAAATGGTGGTTATTATATCAGCCAACAAATCAATCTATTGGTAATGCACAACTTGGGACATATGATGATTTTAAATCTCTTTGCAAAGAAGCTGAGAAATACAATATTTCAATTATTGTAGATGTAGTAATGAATCATATGGCTAATAATGGGAATAATGATCAATTAGATTCAGCTGTAGATCCTAGCTTTAAACAAGATAATTTTTATCATAATCAAGGACAGTGCAGTAATTGGAATAGTAGACATGATGTCACTCAAAAAGGTATTGGTATGCCAGATCTAAATACTCAAAATCCTGATGTTCAGAATAAGGCAATCATATTCTTAAATCAATGTGTAGATGCTGGAGCTGATGGATTCCGTTTTGATGCAGCTAAACATATTGAAACGGATATAGGATTAGATTCTAATCAATCTTGGTCTGGAAATTACTGGACTAATGTTTTAGGAAACCTTCATAATAAATCAAACTTATTCATATATGGCGAAGTATTGCAAGATGGAACTGTAGATAACATTTCATCTTATGAAAAATTTATGAGTGTTTCGGCTAGTAATTTTGGTGGCAGCATAAGAAACGCAGTTACTTCTAATAATTTAAGTTCACTTGGTACTACACTTGGTGGTGTTGAATCTGATAAAGCCGTTGATTTTGTTGAAACTCATGATACTTATGAAGATGGTAAAAGTAAAAATCTTACAGATACACAAAGAAAAGTTGGATGGGCCATAGCTGCATCTCGAGCAAAAGCAACTTCTTTATTCTTTGATAGACCTACTGGTTCAATTGGTGATGAAGGTGATCAATTATGGAAGGATTCAGATATAAAAGCAATTAATGAATTCCATAATGCAATGGTAGGACAAAATGAATATTTAAGATGGACAAACAATGGCCAAACTATGTTAATAGACCGTGGTACTAAAGGTACTGTAATTATAAATGATAGTTCAAACACATATATTAACTCTTCTACAAATTTAGCGGATGGAACTTATACTAACCATGGTAGTTCAAATTGTACTTTAAATGTTTCAAATGGAGTAGTATCTGGAAACATTCCTGCAAATTCAATTGTTGTTCTTTATAATGGTAAACCTATTCCTCCAGTTCCTCCTACACCTGATGATCCAACTACTAGTTACACTCCACATTCAGGTTATAAAGTAGATTATGATAGCAGCACTCTTGTTCAAAATAAATCTTTCACTATATACTATAAGGGTTCGCTATCTAATTCAAATAAAGTTTCATTACACTGGGGATATAATGACTGGACAAGTTTAACTAATCTTGATATGACTAAGGATTCAAATGGTTTCTGGAAAGGTACTATAACTATTCCAGCTAATGCAACAAAATTAGACTTTGATTTTACTGACGGAAGTAATTGGGATAACAATAGTAATAAAGATTGGCACTTACCAGTATGGTCAAATTCTGTTCCAGTGCAAATGACTTCAGCACCAACAGCTGGAAAGACTATTACTATTGCATATAATGGAAATTTAGCATCAAACTCTAGTTCTATTACATTACATTGGGGATATAACAACTATACATCACCTACCGATGTAACAATGAGTAAACAATCTGATGGAAAATGGACTGCTAATATAACAGTACCATCTGATAGCACTATGCTTAATATGTCATTTAAAAATAATTCGAATACTTGGGATAATAATGATTCAAATAACTACAATTATTCTGTAGCAAAATAA
- a CDS encoding 6-phospho-alpha-glucosidase has protein sequence MANKKYSITVAGGGSTFTPGIVLMLLDQMDRFPIRSIKFYDNDAQRQEIVAKACEIHLKEHAPEIEFSYTTDPETAFSDIDFVLAHIRVGKYAMREKDEKIPLKYGVLGQETCGPGGIAYGMRSIGGVIEILDYMEQYSPNAWMLNYSNPAAIVAEATRRLRPNSKILNICDMPIDLEEKMAKMCGLQSRKEMQVSYYGLNHFGWWSKIYDKNGKDLMPQIKEHMAKNGFADALSDTNQHVDESWIHTFQKARDVFAVDPTTIPNTYLKYYLYPDYVVETSNAEYTRANEVMDGREKNVFGTCKKIIESGTSKDGGFEVDAHATYIVDLACAIAENTRERFLLIVPNEGAVENFDRTAMVEIPCIVGSNGYERICQGAIPQFQKGLMEQQVSVEKLTVEAWIEGSYQKLWQALTLSRTVPSARIAKLILDDLIEANKEYWPQLK, from the coding sequence ATGGCAAATAAAAAATATTCAATTACAGTAGCAGGTGGAGGAAGTACTTTTACACCAGGAATTGTACTTATGTTATTAGATCAAATGGATAGATTTCCAATTAGATCCATTAAATTTTATGATAATGATGCACAAAGACAAGAGATTGTTGCAAAGGCTTGTGAAATTCACTTAAAAGAACATGCACCAGAAATTGAGTTTTCATATACAACAGATCCAGAAACAGCATTTAGCGATATTGATTTTGTGTTAGCTCATATAAGAGTTGGAAAATATGCAATGCGTGAAAAAGATGAAAAAATTCCTTTAAAATATGGAGTATTAGGACAAGAAACATGTGGACCAGGAGGAATTGCATATGGAATGCGTTCTATCGGAGGAGTTATTGAAATCCTTGATTATATGGAACAATATTCACCAAATGCATGGATGTTAAATTACTCAAACCCAGCTGCGATTGTAGCAGAAGCAACAAGAAGATTAAGACCAAATTCAAAAATATTAAACATATGTGATATGCCAATTGATTTGGAAGAAAAGATGGCAAAAATGTGTGGACTTCAATCAAGAAAAGAAATGCAAGTATCTTATTATGGCTTAAATCACTTTGGATGGTGGTCAAAGATTTATGATAAGAATGGAAAGGATTTAATGCCACAAATCAAAGAACACATGGCTAAGAATGGATTTGCAGATGCATTGTCTGACACAAATCAACATGTAGATGAAAGCTGGATACACACATTCCAAAAGGCAAGAGATGTGTTTGCAGTTGATCCAACAACTATTCCAAACACATACTTAAAATATTATTTATATCCAGATTATGTGGTAGAAACTTCAAATGCAGAATATACTCGTGCAAATGAAGTAATGGATGGCAGAGAAAAAAATGTATTTGGTACATGTAAAAAAATAATTGAAAGTGGTACAAGCAAAGATGGAGGCTTTGAAGTAGATGCACATGCAACTTATATTGTAGATTTAGCATGTGCTATAGCAGAAAATACAAGAGAAAGATTCTTGCTTATCGTGCCAAATGAAGGAGCGGTAGAGAATTTTGATAGAACAGCAATGGTTGAGATTCCATGTATAGTAGGAAGTAATGGATATGAAAGAATCTGTCAGGGAGCTATTCCACAATTCCAAAAAGGATTAATGGAGCAGCAAGTAAGCGTAGAAAAACTTACAGTTGAAGCATGGATAGAAGGAAGTTATCAAAAATTATGGCAAGCACTTACACTTTCTAGAACAGTACCAAGTGCAAGAATTGCAAAATTAATCTTAGATGATTTAATTGAAGCAAATAAAGAGTATTGGCCACAATTAAAATAA
- a CDS encoding alpha-glucoside-specific PTS transporter subunit IIBC gives MMQKIQKFGGAMFTPVLLFSFAGIVIGIGTLFTTQAIMGSLADPSSGWFKCWNVVLQGGWTVFNQLPLLFVVGLPIGMAKKQNARCCMEAFVLYLTFHYFLSAIISQWGDFFGVDFSAQVGGTSGLTMIANIKTLDMGMIGALLISGLVIYLHNRFFDTELPEWLGTFSGSTFVFMLGFFVMIPVAIIAAFTWPKVQLGMHVFQGFVKSAGALGVWVFVFLERILIPFGLHHILYSPFYYDNVVVPGGLYSYWATKLPQIAASKDSLRSLLPEAAFTSTGYSKIFGCPGIALAFYATAKPEKKKQVLALLIPITLTAIFCGVTEPIEFTFLFVSPVLFVVHALLAATISTTMYLAGIVGIFSGGTIEMASLNWIPLMGNHWQQYLLQFAIGLCFTGVWFVVFRFLILKFDFKTPGREDDAEEIKFHSKAEYRERQNGSQVDEKTAFAIEILEGLGGKDNIVDVTNCATRLRVNVKDEKLCKDDPYFKSIGAHGCSANGKSYQVIVGLKVPSVREKFEQLL, from the coding sequence ATGATGCAAAAAATTCAAAAGTTTGGTGGAGCTATGTTTACACCAGTTTTACTTTTTTCATTTGCAGGTATCGTAATTGGTATTGGAACATTATTTACCACCCAGGCAATTATGGGAAGTTTAGCAGATCCGAGTAGTGGATGGTTTAAATGTTGGAATGTAGTGTTGCAAGGTGGTTGGACTGTATTTAATCAATTGCCATTATTATTTGTAGTTGGACTTCCAATAGGTATGGCAAAAAAACAAAATGCAAGATGTTGTATGGAAGCATTTGTATTATATTTAACATTTCATTATTTCTTAAGTGCAATTATTTCTCAATGGGGTGACTTCTTTGGAGTTGATTTTTCAGCTCAAGTAGGAGGGACTAGTGGCCTCACAATGATAGCTAACATTAAGACATTAGATATGGGGATGATTGGAGCTTTACTTATTTCAGGACTTGTAATTTATTTACACAATCGTTTCTTTGATACTGAATTACCAGAGTGGCTTGGAACTTTTAGTGGTTCTACATTTGTATTTATGCTTGGCTTTTTTGTTATGATTCCAGTAGCAATTATCGCAGCATTTACATGGCCAAAAGTTCAACTTGGTATGCATGTATTCCAAGGATTTGTAAAAAGTGCAGGTGCATTAGGGGTATGGGTATTTGTATTCTTAGAACGTATATTAATTCCATTTGGATTACATCATATATTATATTCTCCATTCTATTATGATAATGTAGTTGTACCAGGTGGCCTTTACTCTTATTGGGCAACAAAATTACCACAAATAGCAGCATCTAAAGATTCTTTGCGATCATTATTGCCAGAAGCTGCATTTACATCTACAGGATATTCAAAAATATTTGGGTGTCCAGGTATTGCATTAGCATTTTATGCAACAGCAAAGCCAGAAAAGAAGAAACAAGTATTAGCTTTATTAATTCCTATCACATTAACTGCAATCTTTTGTGGAGTAACAGAGCCAATTGAGTTTACATTTTTATTTGTTTCACCGGTATTATTTGTAGTACATGCACTACTCGCTGCAACTATTTCTACTACTATGTATTTAGCAGGTATTGTAGGAATATTTTCAGGAGGAACCATTGAAATGGCTTCATTAAACTGGATTCCTTTAATGGGAAATCATTGGCAACAATATTTACTTCAATTTGCTATTGGGCTTTGCTTTACAGGAGTTTGGTTTGTGGTATTTAGATTCTTGATTTTAAAATTTGATTTTAAAACTCCTGGTAGAGAAGATGATGCAGAAGAAATAAAATTCCATTCAAAGGCAGAATATAGAGAAAGACAAAATGGTTCACAAGTTGATGAGAAAACTGCATTTGCAATTGAAATTTTAGAGGGATTGGGAGGAAAAGATAATATTGTAGATGTTACAAATTGTGCTACTAGACTAAGAGTTAATGTTAAAGATGAAAAACTTTGCAAAGATGATCCTTATTTTAAATCTATTGGAGCTCATGGATGCTCAGCAAATGGTAAATCATATCAGGTTATTGTTGGATTAAAAGTTCCAAGCGTAAGAGAAAAATTTGAACAATTATTATAA
- a CDS encoding PTS sugar transporter subunit IIA has translation MFNLFKKSLNIVAPISGKTIQLSEVPDPVFAEKMVGDGIAIDSTGDTVVAPCDGTISLIMDSKHAFSIKTTDGIELLVHIGLETVSLNGEGFEALQSVNTKVSAGTPILKIDRKLIESKGLSLITPVIIVNHDKLKSLNPVISKQVSSGKDVVLRCSL, from the coding sequence ATGTTCAATTTATTTAAGAAATCATTAAATATCGTAGCACCAATATCAGGAAAAACTATACAATTAAGTGAAGTTCCAGATCCAGTATTTGCAGAAAAAATGGTTGGAGATGGTATTGCAATTGATTCTACTGGAGACACCGTTGTTGCTCCTTGTGATGGTACTATATCTTTAATAATGGATAGTAAACATGCCTTTTCTATTAAAACTACTGATGGTATTGAATTATTGGTTCATATTGGTTTAGAAACTGTCTCACTAAATGGTGAAGGCTTTGAAGCATTACAATCTGTCAACACAAAAGTAAGTGCCGGCACACCAATTTTAAAAATAGATAGAAAACTTATAGAATCCAAAGGATTATCACTAATCACTCCAGTTATAATAGTAAATCATGACAAATTAAAATCATTAAATCCCGTTATCAGTAAACAAGTTTCTAGTGGTAAAGATGTTGTATTAAGATGCAGCTTATAA
- a CDS encoding DUF6506 family protein, producing MKLKAAFIFIATEANPNKHRTVVDTPNVALTVVGVDNYQEAEKVAIELAEEGITAIELCGGFGIEGTAMVNKAVKGKAIVGVVRFDNHPGFGFKSGDDLF from the coding sequence ATGAAACTTAAGGCAGCATTTATATTTATAGCTACAGAAGCTAATCCCAATAAACATAGAACAGTAGTAGATACTCCCAATGTAGCACTGACAGTAGTAGGAGTTGATAATTATCAAGAGGCTGAAAAGGTAGCAATTGAATTAGCTGAGGAAGGTATTACTGCAATAGAGCTTTGCGGTGGATTTGGAATAGAAGGTACTGCAATGGTAAATAAAGCAGTAAAAGGCAAGGCAATTGTAGGTGTCGTTAGATTTGATAATCATCCTGGTTTTGGGTTTAAGAGCGGTGACGACTTATTCTAA